From Mastacembelus armatus chromosome 13, fMasArm1.2, whole genome shotgun sequence, one genomic window encodes:
- the ssh2a gene encoding protein phosphatase Slingshot homolog 2 isoform X1 translates to MTLGEVSGSRGSSAVSFCSCCGAKMVPYFSDDAVVSKNQINQLISESFLTVKGAALFLPRGKSPTPNSAPRISQRKNKHTGDLQKHLQTMFTVLRPEDTIRLAVRLESAHPQTTRYMVVVSTNGRQDTEESIVLGMDFVSSDSCCTVGLVLPLWSDTLIHLDGDGGFSVSTVNRVHVFKPVSVQAMWSALQSLHKACEVARCHNYYPGSLFLTWVSYYQSRISSNQFCINEWNAMQDVESHRANSPVLFTDLPTERERTERLIKMRLREIMMQKDLENVTSKEIRTELEMQMVCNLREFKEFIDNEMIVILGQMDSPTEIFEHVYLGSEWNASNLEELQNSGVRYILNVTREIDNFFPGMFEYHNIRVYDEEATNLLEYWNDTYKFITKAKKAGAKCLVHCKMGVSRSASTVIAYAMKEYGWDLDTAFDYVKERRAVTKPNPSFMKQLEEYQGILLASKQRHNKLWRSHSDSDLSGRPEAVCKTSSQSLGCSDSHNNNTTSSPSFHHFLGVAILQALDAEPKAKSNAAPTADSHTHSNGVSDSSVQEEVRSDCADPLLQPLPKLHTATVVPEERLNNAVSVAVTVPVAVPHPPPLLHILPPTPELQRADQDAPAELLLSVPKHKPGELSLNLLEQSSLEEISPLSLASTDSDTIDQSLSDLSNDKHSPLSPATTTSLPTVLPLVPSDDNNNPTELQIVSAFDCQDKAEGSSNHSTDSISFFSAREKFLGLAQDYRTQTLSEQVQQRTPDEENGETDAKVEDEQGNESQASLPCEDSLDKGSPDYHDNGLSVRHIVTEIEAICHPATGLPSPLSSSSSSLSPSSHSPQFIGPENQEETEPSDVQGSLTPPSHPQSPSTLPCDWPAGSVRRATEQLEQKLKQEMDMAASPRSPVHSPSTEHPPVRLSLCSTSTEHPLLHSPLQSIEQSIAQGEITTVSAKSKYGQKHAGSQHELQRLNSSGTDNLSDPSCSTDSSISQVSGATPIIVHTSTDCHMLTSSLGSTCQLEESSLDTSAQSQRQSQLHSQNQQCQTRPQDCSNQMSLDGVTVEESHTEERLETSSQSRPGSCGHGCEAQNRLAQGSQELERIQQTLRELQAFLHDGANLEITDSEIKELRQPQDAKYTMDTEPAPCKGVSSGQTSPDLEVGWRLQEGKSLLESTGWHKSTELEARIRQAGLTPPSLMKRSASLAKLDSLELSASDLSDWDLRPHTRTLSSHSQDCFSLTPAHSDDTWKKQKVLTQNSCVEKTGVSHDDSSSPPSLCLSSSPRHGPKERTGEREEPDGSSMVTTSRQQGRGHSSRRSRKSSAEKKQRAITVLYNTM, encoded by the exons ATGACCCTCGGCGAGGTGTCCGGCTCCCGAGGCTCGTCGGCGGTCAGCTTCTGCTCCTGCTGCGGGGCCAAGATGGTGCCTTACTTCAGCGACGACGCGGTGGTGTCTAAAAATCAGATCAACCAGCT TATTAGTGAGAGCTTCCTCACAGTAAAAGGTGCAGCCCTGTTTCTTCCCAGGGGTAAAAGCCCCACGCCTAACTCTGCACCTCGTATCAGCCAGCGCAAGAACAAGCACACAG GTGACCTCCAGAAACATCTTCAGACCATGTTCACTGTGTTGCGGCCAGAGGACACCATCCGACTG GCTGTACGTCTAGAGAGCGCCCACCCTCAGACAACCCGTTACATGGTGGTGGTCTCCACTAATGGTCGGCAGGACACAGAAGAAAGCATTGTGCTCGGCATGGACtttgtctcctctgacag CTGCTGTACTGTGGGTCTGGTTCTACCTCTGTGGAGTGACACTCTGATCCACTTGGATGGAGATGG TGGTTTTAGTGTGTCAACAGTAAACAGGGTTCATGTCTTCAAGCCAGTTTCTGTCCAGGCCATGTG GTCAGCTCTCCAGTCGCTGCACAAAGCGTGTGAGGTGGCTCGCTGCCATAACTACTACCCGGGAAGCCTGTTCCTGACCTGGGTCAGCTACTACCAGAGCAGGATCTCATCCAACCAGTTCTGTATTAATGAGTGGAATGCCATGCAGGACGTTGAGTCACACCGTGCCAACTCTCCCGTTCTCTTCACTGACCT GCCCACAGAGAGGGAGCGCACAGAGAGGCTGATCAAGATGCGCCTCAGAGAGATCATGATGCAGAAAGACCTGGAGAACGTCACCTCCAAAGAG ATTCGAACAGAGCTAGAGATGCAGATGGTGTGTAACCTGAGGGAGTTTAAAGAGTTCATAGACAATGAGATGATAGTCATCCTGGGACAGATGGACAGCCCCACTGAAATATTTGAACATGTTTATCTG GGCTCTGAGTGGAACGCCTCTAACttggaggagctgcagaacaGTGG AGTGCGCTACATCCTGAATGTCACCAGGGAGATAGACAACTTCTTCCCGGGAATGTTTGAGTACCACAACATCAGAGTGTACGACGAGGAAGCCACCAACCTGCTGGAGTACTGGAACGATACCTACAAATTCATCACCAAAGCCAA GAAAGCTGGTGCTAAGTGTCTGGTTCACTGTAAGATGGGAGTAAGTCGCTCCGCCTCCACAGTGATCGCCTACGCTATGAAGGAGTATGGCTGGGACCTGGACACTGCATTCGACTACGTAAAAGAGAGACGAGCTGTCACCAAACCAAACCCGTCCTTCATGAAACAGCTAGAAGAGTACCAGGGAATTCTGCTGGCCAG CAAACAAAGGCATAATAAGCTGTGGCGCTCCCACTCTGACAGCGACCTATCAGGTCGGCCAGAGGCGGTGTGTAAAACTTCATCACAATCTCTGGGCTGCTCTGACTCTCACAACAACAATACCACCTCCTCCCCTTCCTTTCATCATTTTCTGGGCGTGGCCATACTGCAAGCACTTGATGCAGAACCTAAAGCCAAATCAAATGCTGCACCCACTgctgattcacacacacactccaatgGTGTGAGTGACTCATCGGTTCAGGAGGAGGTCAGGTCAGATTGTGCAGACCCCCTCCTGCAGCCCCTCCCCAAACTCCACACAGCTACTGTTGTCCCAGAAGAAAGACTAAACAATGCAGTGAGTGTGGCTGTCACTGTGCCTGTGGCTGTGCCCCACCCGCCACCGTTGCTCCACATCCTACCTCCCACTCCTGAACTCCAGCGTGCTGATCAAGATGCTCCAGCAGAGCTGCTCCTTTCAGTGCCCAAACATAAACCAGGGGAGCTGTCCCTCAATTTGCTTGAGCAAAGCAGCTTAGAAGAAATTTCTCCACTCAGTCTGGCGTCCACTGACTCAGACACAATAGACCAGTCACTGTCAGATTTATCAAACGACAAACACAGCCCCCTCAGCCCTGCTACCACCACCTCTCTCCCCACAGTTCTTCCCCTTGTTCCCAGTGATGACAACAACAACCCCACTGAATTACAGATAGTCAGTGCCTTTGACTGCCAAGACAAGGCAGAAGGGTCATCcaatcacagcacagacagcatcAGCTTCTTCAGTGCCAGAGAGAAGTTCCTGGGCTTGGCTCAAGATTACAGAACTCAGACACTTTCAGAGCAGGTGCAACAGAGAACACCTGatgaagaaaatggagaaaCTGATGCAAAGGTGGAAGATGAGCAGGGGAATGAGAGCCAG GCATCTCTGCCGTGTGAAGACAGTCTTGACAAAGGCAGCCCTGACTACCATGACAATGGACTATCAGTCCGCCATATTGTCACTGAGATCGAGGCTATATGCCATCCTGCCACTGGCCTTCCTTCTCCCCTTAGCTCCTCCTCTTCGTCACTCTCCCCATCCTCACACAGCCCTCAGTTCATCGGACCGGAAAATCAGGAGGAGACCGAGCCTTCCGATGTGcaggggtctctaactccaCCTTCACATCCACAGTCTCCCTCTACACTGCCATGTGACTGGCCAGCTGGCTCAGTGCGGCGGGCCACCGAGCAGCTGGAGCAAAAGCTGAAGCAGGAAATGGATATGGCTGCATCTCCACGATCCCCGGTGCATTCTCCAAGTACTGAGCATCCTCCTGTCAGACTGTCCCTTTGCTCCACGAGTACTGAACATCCTCTCCTTCACTCCCCTCTGCAGTCCATAGAACAAAGCATCGCTCAGGGAGAGATCACGACTGTTTCTGCTAAGTCCAAATATGGACAGAAGCATGCAGGGTCACAACATGAGCTTCAAAGACTCAACTCCTCAGGCACAGATAACCTCTCAGACCCTTCATGCTCCACTGACTCAAGTATCAGCCAGGTCTCTGGTGCTACACCTATCATTGTGCATACATCCACAGATTGCCATATGCTGACATCATCACTGGGATCTACTTGCCAGCTAGAAGAATCGTCACTAGATACCTCAGCTCAGTCCCAAAGACAGAGCCAGCTCCACAGCCAGAACCAGCAGTGTCAGACCCGTCCCCAGGACTGTTCCAACCAAATGAGTCTGGATGGGGTGACGGTTGAGGAGTCACACACTGAAGAGAGGCTGGAGACCAGTTCCCAGAGCAGGCCAGGCAGCTGTGGCCATGGCTGTGAGGCCCAGAACAGGTTGGCCCAGGGCAGCCAGGAGCTGGAGAGGATTCAGCAGACGCTGAGAGAGCTGCAGGCTTTTCTCCATGACGGTGCCAACTTGGAGATAACAGACAGTGAAATAAAGGAGCTACGGCAGCCTCAGGACGCAAAATACACTATGGACACAGAGCCAGCGCCTTGTAAAGGAGTGAGTTCTGGACAAACCTCACCAGACCTCGAAGTAGGGTGGAGACTCCAAGAGGGGAAGAGTTTGTTGGAGTCAACAGGATGGCACAAATCCACTGAACTCGAAGCACGTATCCGTCAGGCGGGCCTCACTCCCCCTTCGCTCATGAAGAGGTCGGCCTCCTTGGCCAAACTGGACTCTCTGGAACTGTCAGCCAGTGACCTCAGTGACTGGGACCTGAGGCCACACACTAGGACATTATCATCACACTCCCaggattgtttttctttgacccCAGCTCACTCGGACGACACCTGGAAGAAGCAGAAAGTGTTGACTCAAAATTCTTGTGTTGAAAAGACAGGTGTGTCCCATGATGACTCATCCTCTCCAccatccctctgtctctcctcctctcctcgcCATGGTCCAAAGGAGCGCACAGGTGAGCGGGAGGAGCCAGATGGTAGCAGCATGGTCACTACATCACGTCAGCAGGGGAGAGGACACTCGTCAAGACGTTCTCGCAAATCGTCTGCTGAGAAAAAGCAGCGAGCCATCACTGTGCTGTACAACACCATGTAA